One segment of Nostoc flagelliforme CCNUN1 DNA contains the following:
- a CDS encoding tyrosine-type recombinase/integrase yields MSLELKNEDKWISIDPRSDKLLLRFRVRGFPKQFQISTGLKDLKRNRDIVRLRRDAIATDILLGHFDSTLERYQFKPSQIATPLISLLPKGEGDLGELWEMFTEFQSRQIEATTIYSTYRVVSRTIDRLPSRSLLDLQISISRSKNLLGIEKGTKNGKSRIFQCSAGAKLHELLLSMKPTASGDSRIFSTKRGCPMTSSALSHAWNRDGKNQTGVVRKLSNQEIIPYLNPYATRHTFATWAIASGNSPDRVAYWIGDDVNTVLRYYVHPEATKGECPDF; encoded by the coding sequence GTGTCGTTGGAACTGAAGAATGAAGACAAATGGATCAGCATTGATCCACGGTCAGACAAACTTTTGTTGCGGTTTCGGGTCAGGGGCTTTCCTAAGCAATTTCAAATATCTACGGGATTAAAAGACCTTAAACGCAATCGCGATATTGTGCGTTTACGTCGGGACGCAATAGCAACCGATATTTTATTGGGGCACTTTGACTCCACACTGGAGAGATACCAGTTTAAACCTAGCCAAATCGCAACTCCCCTAATTTCCCTTCTCCCAAAAGGCGAAGGCGACTTGGGGGAATTGTGGGAGATGTTTACAGAATTTCAGTCCAGGCAGATAGAAGCAACCACGATCTACTCTACTTACAGAGTAGTAAGCAGAACTATCGATCGCCTGCCATCGCGCTCACTTTTAGACTTACAGATCAGCATCTCCAGATCAAAAAACCTTTTGGGGATAGAGAAAGGCACAAAGAACGGTAAAAGCAGAATATTTCAGTGCAGCGCCGGAGCCAAATTGCATGAACTATTGCTATCGATGAAACCAACAGCATCAGGCGATTCCCGTATCTTCTCAACAAAAAGAGGCTGTCCAATGACTAGTTCGGCGTTGAGCCATGCTTGGAATCGAGACGGGAAAAACCAGACCGGAGTAGTGAGGAAGTTATCAAATCAAGAAATAATTCCCTACTTAAACCCTTATGCTACTAGGCACACTTTTGCAACTTGGGCGATCGCGTCTGGTAACTCCCCCGACAGAGTTGCCTACTGGATCGGAGACGATGTAAATACGGTGCTTCGCTATTACGTTCACCCAGAAGCGACTAAGGGCGAATGCCCAGATTTTTGA
- a CDS encoding KGK domain-containing protein, translating to MSVKRFGLDPDDKFGLSEDDVIAIQSKDFGLESMIKISRLIQAIQTWSGNNSNNKGNESQWFLEQGLPCEILRTSGGGWQKGKFRFRLEFIPDKPEVFLKISPPEEEKPQSPLDDLRSHLDV from the coding sequence ATGAGTGTTAAAAGATTTGGGTTAGACCCTGACGATAAGTTCGGGTTGAGTGAAGATGACGTTATTGCGATTCAGTCGAAAGACTTTGGACTGGAGAGCATGATTAAGATTAGTCGCCTCATTCAAGCGATACAAACATGGTCGGGCAACAACAGTAATAACAAGGGCAATGAGAGTCAATGGTTTCTGGAACAAGGGCTTCCATGTGAAATCTTGCGTACATCGGGCGGAGGCTGGCAGAAGGGAAAATTCCGTTTTCGGCTGGAATTCATCCCTGACAAACCAGAGGTTTTTTTGAAAATTTCCCCTCCAGAAGAAGAAAAACCACAGTCACCCTTGGATGATCTGCGATCGCACCTCGATGTCTAA
- a CDS encoding Nif11-like leader peptide family natural product precursor, whose protein sequence is MTQQNATRLFEAVKKDQALQQRLKATANPEAFVKIAQERGYDFSVEELESEISKLSEEDLAAIVNPGWGNRRHINPR, encoded by the coding sequence ATGACACAGCAAAATGCTACCCGACTTTTTGAAGCCGTAAAAAAAGATCAAGCACTACAGCAAAGACTCAAAGCAACAGCTAATCCAGAAGCCTTCGTTAAGATTGCTCAAGAGCGTGGCTATGATTTCAGCGTCGAAGAACTGGAGAGTGAAATCAGCAAATTGTCTGAAGAAGATTTAGCCGCCATTGTTAATCCAGGATGGGGAAATAGACGGCATATTAATCCTAGATAA
- a CDS encoding PadR family transcriptional regulator, translated as MSLAYVILGLLQQQEMTGYDLKTSCFDQCIAHLWPADQAQIYRTLDKLVEQGWITCTIEIQRDRPNRKVYSVTELGKAEFTRWLGTHQPLPTVREPMLVQLHFADQLPNETIIYLLEQQLAARSKKLAECETIDLPSLGDESANREQVMQRLVLELVIRREQTYIDWLKIALNVITHEKPYASHYQIL; from the coding sequence ATGTCGCTAGCATACGTAATTCTAGGTCTTCTTCAGCAGCAGGAAATGACGGGCTATGACCTCAAAACGAGCTGCTTTGATCAATGCATTGCTCATTTGTGGCCAGCAGACCAGGCACAAATTTACAGAACTCTCGATAAGCTAGTTGAGCAAGGCTGGATTACCTGTACAATTGAGATTCAGCGCGATCGCCCCAACCGCAAAGTCTACAGCGTAACGGAGCTAGGGAAAGCCGAATTTACCCGATGGCTTGGAACTCATCAGCCCTTGCCGACTGTACGAGAACCAATGCTAGTCCAGTTGCATTTTGCAGATCAGTTGCCGAATGAAACTATCATTTATTTATTAGAGCAACAATTAGCGGCTCGAAGCAAAAAGCTTGCTGAATGTGAAACCATCGATTTGCCATCACTTGGTGATGAGTCTGCCAATCGTGAGCAAGTAATGCAAAGGCTGGTGCTGGAGTTGGTGATCCGAAGAGAACAGACTTATATTGATTGGTTGAAGATAGCGCTCAATGTTATCACTCACGAAAAGCCTTATGCATCACATTACCAGATTCTTTGA
- a CDS encoding tetratricopeptide repeat protein: protein MLADILARLQKQESAGESGVAAAFELNWQCLEPEAKKLACLLSLFALAPIPWSLVESVANYSNLEFDLKANCTVLVERYLLQELAEDTYQIHDRIQELLRQKLEELTEAHELKRGFCQTMVAVARSIPQTPTLIEFAEATLAIPHLAEAATVYQAWLSDDDLISPFLGLGRFYQGQGGYAQALPWYEQSLSAARKRFEDEHPSVATSLNNLALLYDSQGRYSDAEPLYIQALEMTKRLLGDEHPSVATCLNNLAELYRSQGRYSDAEPLYIQALEMTKRLLGDEHLSVATCLNNLAALYYSQERYNDAEPLYIQALEMTKRLLGDEHSSVAISLNNLAVLYDSQGRYSDAEPLYIQALTMRKHFLGDEHLSVATSLNNLAELYRSQGRYSDAEPLYIQALEMIKRLLGDKHPSVATCLNNLALLYDSQGRYSDAEPLYIQALTMKKRLLGDEHPSVATSLNNLALLYKSQGRYSDAEPLYIQALTMKKRLLGDEHLSVAASLNNLALLYKSQGRYSDAEPLYIQALEMDKRLLGDEHPSVAASLNNLAGLYHSQERYSDAEPLYIQALAIAEQRLGANHPNTITFRENLEDLRRNRQPLFKRMVAFVSRWFQ, encoded by the coding sequence ATGCTAGCAGACATTCTCGCACGGCTACAAAAGCAAGAATCAGCAGGCGAGTCTGGTGTAGCAGCAGCTTTTGAGTTGAATTGGCAATGCTTAGAACCAGAAGCGAAAAAATTAGCTTGTCTATTGAGTTTATTTGCTTTGGCTCCTATCCCTTGGTCTTTGGTAGAATCGGTAGCAAATTATAGCAATTTGGAATTTGACCTCAAAGCTAACTGTACCGTTTTAGTTGAGCGTTATTTGCTGCAAGAATTGGCAGAGGACACTTACCAAATCCATGATCGCATTCAGGAATTATTGCGGCAGAAGTTAGAAGAGTTAACTGAAGCTCATGAACTCAAGCGCGGCTTTTGTCAAACGATGGTAGCCGTAGCGCGAAGTATTCCTCAGACACCCACATTGATAGAATTTGCTGAAGCAACCTTGGCTATCCCTCACCTTGCAGAAGCTGCCACAGTTTACCAAGCTTGGTTAAGCGATGATGATTTAATCTCTCCTTTTTTGGGCTTGGGTAGATTTTACCAAGGTCAAGGAGGCTACGCACAAGCCTTACCTTGGTACGAACAAAGTTTATCAGCTGCTAGAAAACGTTTTGAGGATGAACACCCCTCAGTGGCAACTAGTCTGAACAATTTGGCATTACTCTACGATTCACAGGGAAGGTACAGTGATGCCGAACCTTTGTATATCCAAGCTTTGGAGATGACAAAACGCCTACTTGGGGATGAACACCCCTCAGTGGCAACTTGCCTGAACAATTTGGCAGAACTCTACCGTTCACAGGGAAGGTACAGCGATGCCGAGCCTTTGTATATCCAAGCTTTGGAGATGACAAAACGCCTGCTTGGGGATGAACACCTCTCAGTGGCAACTTGCCTGAATAATTTGGCAGCACTCTACTATTCACAGGAAAGGTACAACGATGCCGAACCTTTGTACATCCAAGCTTTGGAGATGACAAAACGCCTGCTTGGGGATGAACACTCCTCTGTGGCAATTAGCCTGAACAATTTGGCAGTACTCTACGATTCACAAGGAAGGTACAGTGATGCCGAACCTTTGTATATCCAAGCTTTGACGATGAGAAAACACTTTCTGGGAGATGAACACCTTTCTGTGGCAACTAGCCTGAACAATTTGGCAGAACTCTACCGTTCACAGGGACGGTACAGCGATGCCGAACCTTTGTACATCCAAGCTCTGGAGATGATAAAACGCTTACTGGGAGATAAACACCCCTCAGTGGCAACTTGCCTGAACAATTTGGCATTACTCTACGATTCACAGGGAAGGTACAGTGATGCCGAACCTTTGTACATCCAAGCTTTGACGATGAAAAAACGCCTGCTGGGGGATGAACACCCCTCTGTGGCAACTAGTCTGAACAATTTGGCACTACTCTACAAATCACAGGGAAGGTACAGCGATGCCGAACCTTTGTATATCCAAGCTTTGACGATGAAAAAACGCCTATTGGGGGATGAACACCTCTCTGTGGCAGCTAGCCTGAACAATTTGGCACTACTCTACAAATCACAGGGAAGGTACAGTGATGCCGAACCTTTGTATATCCAAGCTTTGGAGATGGACAAACGCCTATTGGGAGATGAACACCCCTCTGTGGCAGCTAGCCTGAACAATTTGGCAGGACTCTACCATTCACAGGAAAGGTATAGTGATGCCGAACCTTTATACATCCAAGCTTTGGCGATCGCTGAACAACGCTTGGGGGCAAATCATCCCAATACAATAACCTTTCGTGAAAATCTGGAAGACTTGCGGCGGAATCGTCAGCCTTTATTCAAGAGAATGGTTGCTTTTGTCTCGCGTTGGTTTCAGTAA
- a CDS encoding P-loop NTPase family protein: MSSDLHPSQLHQHLQMYTCAKWSFWGSLAVSCGLLFLGANQRSYSKPWILGASVGVLEVGRRHRQTAKLLQESLGDIDRASRVNFQAWARANTQPTAQLAVTVGAIDANWKPENLITDPVEYIQKKQKHVALVGGTGDGKSTFTQYLSSKIGGRVVVYDSDAKPDDWAWIDQADVIGRKGNFKAIDTAMGNDLKTLEELVELRGEGGDLASRSGTIHDCRRIPDFGGRVRPRYHLD; the protein is encoded by the coding sequence ATGAGCAGTGATTTACACCCATCCCAGTTACATCAACACTTGCAGATGTACACCTGTGCCAAGTGGTCATTTTGGGGTAGTCTAGCTGTCAGCTGTGGCTTATTGTTTTTGGGAGCGAACCAAAGGTCTTACTCTAAGCCCTGGATACTGGGGGCATCCGTTGGCGTTCTCGAAGTCGGTCGCAGACATCGCCAAACAGCCAAATTGCTGCAAGAGTCTCTAGGCGACATCGACCGAGCATCACGGGTCAACTTCCAAGCGTGGGCGAGAGCCAACACCCAACCCACAGCACAGTTAGCTGTTACCGTTGGCGCTATTGATGCCAACTGGAAACCAGAGAACTTAATCACCGATCCAGTTGAGTACATCCAGAAAAAGCAAAAGCACGTCGCCTTGGTCGGTGGTACGGGTGATGGTAAATCAACCTTTACCCAGTACCTATCCTCCAAAATTGGCGGTAGAGTCGTTGTCTATGATTCCGATGCCAAGCCCGACGATTGGGCATGGATCGATCAAGCCGATGTTATTGGCAGGAAAGGCAACTTCAAAGCCATCGACACCGCGATGGGTAATGACCTCAAAACCTTAGAGGAACTGGTAGAGCTTCGCGGAGAGGGGGGAGATTTAGCGAGCCGGTCGGGAACGATTCATGATTGCCGAAGAATTCCCGATTTTGGTGGACGAGTGCGACCACGCTACCACCTGGATTAA
- a CDS encoding ribbon-helix-helix domain-containing protein: MRKPLHGQRKKDLTLTLSPEGVEKLEAKAKALGVSKSELVEQMARDQMSSLAEQELLGEQLTT; encoded by the coding sequence ATGAGAAAACCACTGCATGGGCAGAGGAAGAAAGATTTGACATTGACTCTCTCGCCGGAAGGGGTAGAGAAACTGGAGGCCAAGGCCAAGGCATTGGGTGTCAGCAAGAGCGAATTAGTGGAACAGATGGCCAGAGATCAAATGTCCTCATTGGCGGAGCAAGAACTTCTGGGGGAACAATTGACCACTTGA
- the rplU gene encoding 50S ribosomal protein L21 yields the protein MTYAIIETGGKQIRVEPGRFYDIELLAIEPDEKVTIDSVLLVQHDGEVTIGQPLVTGATVEGTVMRHYRGRKVLVYKMKPKKKTRKKRGHRQEITRLMIDSITLNGEVFAFEGETEKETPVLDETPAEEVETAAE from the coding sequence ATGACCTACGCGATTATTGAAACTGGCGGCAAACAAATACGAGTAGAGCCAGGCCGGTTTTACGATATTGAACTGCTTGCGATCGAACCAGATGAAAAAGTTACAATAGACTCCGTATTACTCGTGCAGCACGATGGCGAAGTCACCATTGGACAGCCACTAGTAACAGGTGCGACTGTAGAAGGGACTGTAATGCGACATTACAGAGGTCGTAAAGTCTTGGTATACAAGATGAAGCCCAAAAAGAAAACCCGCAAAAAGCGGGGGCATCGTCAGGAAATTACCAGACTTATGATTGACTCCATCACCCTTAACGGTGAAGTATTTGCTTTTGAAGGAGAAACGGAGAAGGAAACCCCCGTTTTAGATGAGACTCCTGCCGAGGAAGTTGAAACTGCTGCTGAATAA
- a CDS encoding NADH:flavin oxidoreductase/NADH oxidase: protein MTTENLSTLPSSPAQTELEFIDSPGSQSTSLHDSDVPEVDLFSPLKIRDITLPDRIAMSPMCQYSAEDGFANDWHFVHLGSRATGGTHLIVVEATAVTAQGRITPGDLGLWHDMHIEPLARIVRFLREQGAIAGIQLAHAGRKASCNVPWLSGTPLTPEEGGWPVIGPSPIPFQEGGPVPITLDEPGIEEVIEAFVATTQRAVQAGFQIIEIHAAHGYLLHSFLSPLSNQRTDRYGGSLENRMRLLLEVTRRIREILPSGMPLFVRLSATDWVEGGWDLKQSVILSRELKALGVDLIDVSTGGLVPHARIPVQTGYQVPFAAKIREEAGIRTGAVGMIKEAEYANQVITRGCADLVLIGREMLRDPYWSIHARSHLDEEPNWALPYGYAVKQRRQGK, encoded by the coding sequence ATGACTACAGAGAATCTAAGTACCTTGCCATCATCTCCAGCCCAGACCGAATTAGAATTCATAGATTCCCCCGGTTCTCAATCAACGAGTCTGCACGATTCGGATGTACCGGAAGTGGACTTGTTTAGTCCACTGAAAATTCGAGATATCACTCTGCCCGATCGCATCGCGATGTCACCAATGTGTCAATATTCGGCAGAGGATGGATTCGCAAATGATTGGCATTTTGTCCATTTGGGAAGTCGGGCTACTGGAGGCACTCATCTGATTGTAGTGGAAGCTACAGCCGTGACAGCCCAAGGGCGAATCACTCCCGGCGATCTTGGTCTTTGGCACGACATGCACATTGAGCCACTAGCTCGGATTGTCCGCTTCCTTCGTGAGCAAGGAGCGATCGCAGGGATTCAATTAGCCCATGCTGGTCGGAAGGCGAGTTGCAATGTTCCCTGGCTGAGTGGTACACCGTTAACACCTGAAGAAGGTGGTTGGCCTGTAATTGGGCCAAGCCCAATTCCGTTTCAAGAGGGCGGCCCCGTTCCTATAACCCTTGATGAGCCTGGGATTGAAGAGGTGATTGAAGCCTTCGTTGCCACAACCCAGCGTGCCGTTCAAGCGGGGTTTCAGATTATCGAAATCCATGCGGCTCATGGGTATCTACTGCATTCTTTTCTTTCACCGCTAAGTAATCAACGAACAGATCGTTACGGTGGTTCGTTGGAGAACCGAATGCGTTTGTTACTGGAAGTGACAAGACGAATCCGAGAGATTCTGCCAAGCGGGATGCCGCTTTTTGTGCGTCTCTCTGCTACCGACTGGGTAGAGGGAGGTTGGGATCTCAAACAGTCAGTTATATTATCCCGTGAACTAAAGGCATTAGGCGTTGATTTAATCGACGTTTCCACAGGAGGCTTAGTCCCTCATGCCAGGATTCCCGTGCAGACAGGTTATCAAGTGCCTTTTGCTGCCAAAATCCGAGAAGAGGCTGGGATTAGGACGGGGGCTGTGGGGATGATAAAGGAAGCTGAGTATGCCAACCAAGTAATTACTCGTGGATGTGCCGATTTAGTTCTCATCGGTCGAGAAATGCTCCGCGATCCATATTGGTCAATTCATGCGCGTTCCCATTTGGATGAAGAACCAAACTGGGCTTTGCCTTACGGCTATGCAGTTAAACAACGGAGACAGGGGAAATAA
- a CDS encoding molybdopterin-dependent oxidoreductase — protein sequence MSLILPKRTLSRRRLLQVSGLSGLGFLLGGCGTNLFSDNLRQISEPLNQSLEALLLSQKPVPEFPVSAIEPDKLLINTFDFTPQIDPAQFRLKIDGEVSNAMQLSMADIQKLPLTSMVIRHVCVEGWAAIAQWGGVRLRDLVALVQPKSNVRYVYFKSADGYYESWDIASAVHPQTLMAYQKNGQPLSVDNGAPMRLASPIKLGYKQSKWVTQITFVSNLLPRKGYWEDQGYEWFAGL from the coding sequence ATGAGTCTGATTCTTCCCAAACGCACCCTATCCCGTCGCCGGTTACTGCAAGTATCTGGACTTTCAGGGTTAGGCTTTCTTTTAGGCGGCTGTGGGACAAATTTGTTCTCAGATAATCTGCGGCAAATATCTGAGCCACTAAATCAAAGTCTTGAAGCACTCCTGCTAAGTCAAAAACCAGTACCAGAATTTCCCGTTAGTGCCATAGAACCAGACAAATTGCTAATTAATACCTTTGACTTCACACCGCAAATTGATCCAGCACAGTTTCGCCTGAAGATTGATGGCGAGGTTAGTAACGCGATGCAATTGAGTATGGCAGATATTCAAAAACTTCCCTTGACTTCAATGGTAATTCGCCATGTGTGTGTTGAAGGCTGGGCTGCGATCGCTCAATGGGGAGGTGTGCGATTACGAGACTTGGTAGCACTGGTACAGCCGAAGTCAAACGTCCGCTATGTCTACTTTAAATCTGCTGATGGCTACTATGAAAGCTGGGATATTGCCTCTGCTGTACATCCCCAAACTCTCATGGCTTATCAAAAGAATGGACAACCTTTATCAGTTGATAATGGTGCGCCTATGCGTCTAGCATCCCCAATAAAACTTGGCTACAAGCAAAGCAAGTGGGTGACTCAAATTACATTCGTCAGTAATTTGTTACCTCGTAAAGGCTATTGGGAGGATCAGGGCTATGAGTGGTTTGCTGGATTATAA
- a CDS encoding NB-ARC domain-containing protein, giving the protein MAKPERTFGLIVGIEKYHETAWNVTGGGPADDALKFAHWLHLHGVPKENIRLCLSALEENQQLIGECGLTVELATEQNISDIVTNFLSPKSGDLLYIFWAGHGLITSERERRLFCADANERNYQNLNLNSLLVYLASDKFQIRNHICIVDACANFPLLLRGQSGELPGKTFFNGQPRKDSQQFVLLATREGETAKVNSENKTGYFSQAVREAFTAANGNFPPNMRKVTEAVKQRFISLDKKQLPTYFYSRSWDGDIEKSHFNPFDIPHNIQQSQARKFVGRDEQIEQLRQLLQANDIVAITDVTGQGGVGKTELAIQYSEQYLGDYSGGCCWLNPQETDLGTQLLEFGISKKFFDFKIFESLQQFSPAGRVFYCWDNWQDGKVLLVFDDVKDWKQIQSYLPLQGSRFKVLITTRQNTGLTYPSLPLGELSPDAALELLTILLGKDSVEKELEFAKRLCRFVDYVPIGLYQIAAQCREPGRVLC; this is encoded by the coding sequence ATGGCTAAACCTGAGCGGACATTTGGGTTAATTGTGGGTATTGAAAAGTACCACGAAACTGCTTGGAATGTCACGGGTGGGGGGCCAGCCGATGACGCGCTGAAATTTGCTCATTGGCTGCATCTGCACGGTGTACCGAAGGAGAATATTCGGTTATGTTTATCAGCACTGGAAGAAAATCAGCAGTTAATTGGGGAATGTGGGTTAACTGTAGAGTTAGCAACAGAGCAAAATATCTCCGACATTGTGACTAACTTTTTATCCCCAAAGTCGGGGGATTTACTCTACATTTTTTGGGCGGGACATGGTTTGATTACCTCAGAACGAGAGCGGAGGTTGTTTTGTGCTGATGCGAATGAACGGAATTACCAGAACTTAAATTTGAATTCTTTATTAGTTTATTTGGCTTCAGATAAATTTCAGATTCGTAATCATATTTGTATTGTTGATGCCTGTGCTAATTTTCCTTTATTGCTACGAGGCCAATCAGGTGAATTACCTGGGAAAACTTTTTTTAATGGACAGCCAAGGAAAGATAGTCAACAATTTGTGTTACTGGCTACGCGGGAAGGAGAGACAGCTAAGGTAAATTCTGAAAATAAAACAGGATACTTTTCTCAAGCTGTGAGAGAGGCTTTTACAGCAGCTAATGGGAATTTTCCCCCGAATATGAGGAAAGTTACTGAGGCAGTTAAGCAACGATTTATTAGTTTAGATAAAAAACAACTGCCGACTTATTTTTATTCCCGCAGTTGGGATGGAGATATTGAAAAATCTCATTTCAACCCATTTGATATCCCGCATAATATCCAACAGAGTCAAGCTCGTAAGTTTGTCGGCAGGGATGAGCAAATAGAACAATTGCGTCAGCTATTGCAAGCAAATGATATTGTGGCGATTACTGATGTGACTGGACAAGGTGGCGTGGGTAAAACAGAGTTAGCTATTCAATACTCAGAGCAATATTTGGGCGATTATTCTGGCGGGTGTTGTTGGTTAAATCCCCAAGAAACTGATTTGGGAACCCAGCTATTAGAGTTTGGTATCTCCAAAAAGTTTTTTGATTTCAAGATTTTTGAATCTCTTCAACAATTCAGCCCTGCGGGTAGAGTTTTCTATTGCTGGGATAACTGGCAAGATGGCAAAGTTTTATTAGTCTTTGATGATGTCAAAGACTGGAAGCAAATTCAATCCTATCTACCACTTCAAGGTTCTCGGTTTAAAGTGTTAATTACTACTCGTCAAAACACAGGGTTAACATATCCATCACTGCCGTTAGGTGAATTGTCACCAGATGCAGCCTTAGAATTATTAACAATCCTGCTGGGAAAAGATAGCGTTGAAAAGGAATTAGAGTTTGCTAAAAGACTTTGCCGATTTGTGGATTATGTACCTATTGGACTTTACCAAATAGCAGCACAGTGCCGAGAGCCAGGGAGAGTATTATGCTAG
- the rpmA gene encoding 50S ribosomal protein L27, with the protein MAHKKGTGSTRNGRDSNAQRLGVKRYGGQVVRAGNILVRQRGTKFHPGNNVGIGSDDTLFALIDGVVMFERKGKTRKKVSVYLPITAAEAAPAEAVAS; encoded by the coding sequence ATGGCTCATAAGAAAGGAACAGGTAGTACACGCAACGGTCGTGATTCTAATGCCCAACGTCTGGGTGTCAAGCGTTATGGCGGTCAAGTTGTACGTGCAGGAAACATTCTCGTGCGTCAGCGTGGTACTAAATTCCACCCTGGAAACAACGTCGGTATTGGTAGCGATGACACCCTGTTTGCCTTAATTGACGGTGTTGTAATGTTTGAGAGAAAGGGCAAAACCCGTAAAAAAGTTAGTGTTTATTTACCTATAACTGCTGCTGAGGCAGCCCCTGCTGAGGCAGTAGCAAGTTAG